The proteins below are encoded in one region of Christensenellaceae bacterium 44-20:
- the gltA gene encoding NADPH-dependent glutamate synthase: MPNMSLKKNEMPSQAPDVRNKNFGEVALGYTKEQAIDEANRCLGCKNKPCVGHCPVAIDIPAFIGKIKEEDFEGAYQIIQKSSSLPAVCGRVCPQETQCEGKCVRGIKGEPVAIGRLERFVADWHNAHAEKKADAPAKNGHKVAVVGSGPAGLTCAGEMAKRGYDVSVFEALHQAGGVLVYGIPEFRLPKSIVQKEIDGLKEMGVEIDTNVVIGRTLSVDELFDQGYEAVFIGSGAGLPRFMNIPGENLKGVYSANEFLTRVNLMKAYKEENPTPIMHAKKVAVVGGGNVAMDAARCAKRLGAEEVYIVYRRSEAELPARAEEVEHAKEESIIFQLLTNPVEILGDESKFVSGMKCVQMELGEPDESGRRRPVVKEGSEFVLDVDCVIMSIGTSPNPLIKSTTSGLDTQKWGGIIADEKTGQTSREGVFAGGDAVTGAATVILAMGAGKDAAAAMDEYIQNKNK, encoded by the coding sequence ATGCCCAATATGTCTTTAAAGAAAAACGAGATGCCTTCCCAGGCGCCGGACGTCCGCAATAAAAACTTCGGGGAAGTCGCCCTGGGGTATACAAAGGAGCAGGCCATTGATGAGGCAAACCGCTGCCTGGGCTGCAAGAACAAGCCCTGCGTCGGGCATTGCCCGGTGGCCATCGATATTCCCGCGTTCATCGGAAAAATCAAAGAGGAAGATTTCGAGGGCGCCTATCAGATCATCCAGAAGAGCAGCTCCCTGCCCGCAGTCTGCGGCCGGGTCTGCCCCCAGGAGACCCAGTGCGAGGGCAAATGCGTCCGCGGCATCAAGGGCGAGCCTGTGGCCATCGGCCGGCTGGAGCGCTTTGTGGCCGATTGGCATAATGCCCATGCGGAAAAGAAGGCGGATGCGCCTGCCAAAAACGGCCATAAGGTCGCCGTCGTGGGCTCGGGCCCTGCGGGGTTGACCTGCGCAGGCGAAATGGCCAAGCGCGGCTACGATGTCTCGGTGTTCGAGGCATTGCATCAGGCGGGCGGCGTGCTGGTCTACGGCATTCCGGAGTTCCGGCTGCCCAAGAGCATCGTCCAGAAGGAAATCGACGGCCTCAAGGAAATGGGCGTCGAAATTGATACCAACGTCGTCATCGGGCGCACGCTCTCGGTGGATGAGCTGTTCGATCAGGGCTATGAGGCCGTGTTCATCGGCTCGGGCGCGGGCCTGCCGCGGTTCATGAATATCCCCGGGGAAAACCTCAAGGGCGTCTATTCCGCCAACGAGTTTTTGACCCGCGTCAACCTGATGAAGGCCTATAAAGAGGAAAACCCCACCCCCATCATGCATGCGAAGAAGGTGGCAGTCGTGGGCGGCGGCAACGTCGCCATGGATGCGGCCCGGTGCGCCAAGCGCCTGGGGGCGGAGGAAGTGTATATCGTCTACCGCAGAAGCGAGGCAGAGCTGCCCGCCCGGGCGGAGGAAGTCGAGCATGCGAAGGAAGAGAGCATCATCTTCCAGCTGCTGACCAACCCGGTGGAAATCCTGGGCGATGAGAGCAAGTTCGTCTCGGGCATGAAGTGCGTGCAGATGGAGCTGGGCGAGCCGGATGAATCGGGCAGAAGACGCCCGGTCGTCAAAGAAGGCAGCGAGTTCGTGCTGGATGTGGACTGCGTCATCATGTCCATCGGAACGTCGCCCAACCCGCTCATCAAATCCACCACCAGCGGCCTGGATACCCAGAAGTGGGGCGGTATCATCGCAGATGAGAAAACCGGCCAGACTTCCCGGGAAGGCGTGTTTGCCGGCGGCGACGCTGTAACCGGCGCGGCCACCGTCATCCTGGCCATGGGCGCGGGCAAAGATGCCGCGGCGGCCATGGATGAATATATCCAAAATAAGAACAAATAG
- a CDS encoding [Fe-Fe] hydrogenase large subunit C-terminal domain-containing protein, translated as MQGYLRLKESNCKNCYKCIRHCPVKSIRFSGNQAHIVEDECILCGMCFMVCPQNAKEIRSDVEKAKALIASGAPVYASIAPSFVANYDDATIKSMEKALKILGFAGAEETAIGATIVKTRYEQILREGAQDIVISTCCHSVNTLVQKHFPELTKYLADVVSPMQAHCAKLKSEHPGAHTVFIGPCISKKQEAEAYPGAVDCVLTFEELSGWLEQKQVSVGKEPDEIAPGRARMFPTSGGILRTMNCDQKEYTYLVVDGTENCIKALKDIAEGRLKKCFIEMSACQGSCVSGPGMEKSHRAPVREYIAVNAYAGSEDFAVQMPPEGELRKELAPQPLRSPTPGGSAIEEILRQMGKTRPEDELNCGSCGYDSCREKAMAIFQGKADLSMCLPFLKEKAESFSDKILRNIPSGVIVLNEQMQVQQINPAACEIVNLKSRQDVLGENIVRILDPQPYFEVYQTGRNIRDKRVYLAEYKRYVEQSIIYDKSYHIILGILRDITAEEDSRASREQIERHTIEVTNQVIEKQMRTVQEIASLLGETTAETKVALTKLKESLADE; from the coding sequence ATGCAGGGCTATTTGAGACTCAAAGAATCCAACTGTAAAAACTGTTATAAGTGCATCCGGCACTGCCCGGTGAAATCCATCCGGTTTTCGGGCAACCAGGCGCATATCGTGGAGGACGAGTGCATTCTCTGCGGCATGTGCTTCATGGTCTGCCCGCAGAACGCCAAGGAAATCCGAAGCGATGTGGAAAAGGCAAAGGCGCTCATCGCCAGCGGCGCGCCCGTCTATGCCAGCATCGCGCCTTCCTTCGTCGCCAATTACGACGACGCCACCATCAAATCCATGGAGAAGGCGCTGAAAATCCTGGGCTTTGCCGGGGCGGAGGAGACGGCCATCGGGGCGACCATCGTCAAAACCCGCTATGAGCAGATTCTGCGGGAAGGGGCGCAGGATATCGTCATCTCGACCTGCTGCCACTCGGTCAACACCCTGGTGCAAAAGCATTTTCCCGAGCTGACCAAGTATCTGGCAGACGTCGTCTCCCCCATGCAGGCGCACTGCGCCAAGCTCAAAAGCGAGCATCCCGGGGCGCATACCGTGTTCATCGGGCCCTGCATCTCCAAAAAGCAGGAGGCCGAGGCATACCCCGGCGCGGTGGACTGCGTGCTGACGTTCGAAGAGCTCTCGGGCTGGCTGGAGCAAAAGCAAGTTTCCGTCGGCAAGGAGCCGGATGAGATTGCCCCCGGCCGGGCGCGCATGTTCCCCACATCCGGCGGCATTCTGCGCACCATGAACTGCGACCAGAAGGAGTATACCTACCTGGTGGTAGACGGCACGGAGAACTGCATCAAGGCGCTCAAGGATATCGCCGAGGGCAGGCTGAAAAAATGCTTTATCGAGATGTCTGCCTGCCAGGGCAGCTGCGTCTCGGGCCCGGGCATGGAGAAGAGCCACCGGGCGCCCGTGCGGGAATATATCGCCGTGAATGCCTATGCCGGCAGCGAGGATTTCGCCGTTCAGATGCCCCCCGAGGGGGAGCTTAGAAAAGAGCTGGCTCCCCAGCCCCTGCGCAGCCCGACTCCCGGCGGCTCGGCCATCGAGGAGATTTTGCGGCAGATGGGCAAAACCCGCCCGGAAGACGAGCTCAACTGCGGCAGCTGCGGCTACGACAGCTGCCGGGAAAAGGCCATGGCCATCTTCCAAGGCAAGGCCGATCTGTCCATGTGCCTGCCCTTCCTCAAAGAAAAGGCGGAATCCTTCTCGGATAAGATTCTGCGCAATATCCCAAGCGGCGTCATCGTGCTAAACGAGCAGATGCAGGTCCAGCAGATCAACCCTGCCGCCTGCGAGATCGTCAATCTCAAAAGCCGGCAGGATGTGCTGGGCGAAAACATCGTGCGCATTCTGGACCCCCAGCCCTATTTCGAGGTCTACCAGACCGGCCGCAATATCCGGGATAAGCGGGTATATCTGGCCGAGTATAAGCGCTATGTGGAGCAGAGCATCATCTACGATAAGAGCTACCATATCATCCTGGGCATTTTGCGGGATATCACCGCCGAGGAGGATAGCCGCGCCAGCCGGGAGCAGATCGAGCGCCATACCATAGAGGTAACCAACCAGGTCATCGAGAAGCAGATGCGCACGGTGCAGGAGATCGCCAGCCTGCTGGGCGAGACGACCGCCGAAACCAAAGTCGCTCTGACAAAGCTCAAGGAGTCGCTGGCAGATGAATAA
- a CDS encoding SpoIIE family protein phosphatase, with amino-acid sequence MNNLCMDIGYYSLNKFGEQLCGDHVDVAQSPDSSIVVLADGLKSGVKASILSTLTAKILTTMLEGGMELEECVRTIAATLPVSSEHGVAYSTFSVIRTIENREAELIVYDNPHIILLRGGKRYEFPKTILEIDGKTIYMAKIPVQLGDIFIALSDGAIGAGPGKAMNPNWKRENIADFMEMMADGDFTAKTLATMLIGECENLYGGQPQDDTTACVVKVRERNQVNLMIGPPSRRGDEKTMMSLFFSKAGKHIVCGGTTSQLAADFLGVPLDTSADYLDPEIPPTSKIAGVDLATEGAITINRVLSYAQNYLEDNQSYAQWSYKPDGASQIARLLFEEATDIDFYVGQAINPAHQDEGSPVNSTIKMRLISELSECLKKMGKRIKVSYF; translated from the coding sequence ATGAATAACCTTTGCATGGATATCGGCTATTACAGCCTGAATAAATTCGGCGAACAGCTCTGCGGAGACCATGTGGATGTGGCCCAGAGCCCAGATAGCAGCATCGTCGTGCTGGCCGATGGGCTCAAGAGCGGCGTCAAAGCCTCCATCCTCTCGACGCTCACCGCCAAGATTCTGACGACCATGCTGGAAGGCGGCATGGAGCTGGAGGAGTGCGTGCGCACCATCGCGGCTACGCTGCCCGTCAGCAGCGAGCACGGCGTCGCGTATTCGACGTTCTCGGTCATCCGCACCATAGAGAACCGCGAGGCCGAGCTCATCGTCTACGACAACCCGCATATCATCCTGCTGCGCGGCGGCAAGCGCTATGAATTTCCCAAGACGATTCTGGAGATAGACGGCAAGACCATCTATATGGCCAAAATTCCCGTGCAGCTGGGGGATATCTTTATCGCGCTCAGCGACGGCGCCATCGGCGCCGGCCCGGGCAAGGCCATGAACCCCAACTGGAAGCGGGAAAATATCGCAGATTTCATGGAGATGATGGCAGACGGCGATTTTACTGCCAAGACGCTCGCCACCATGCTCATCGGCGAATGCGAAAACCTCTATGGCGGCCAGCCCCAGGATGATACCACGGCCTGCGTCGTCAAAGTGCGGGAGCGAAACCAGGTGAATTTGATGATCGGCCCGCCCAGCCGCCGGGGAGATGAAAAGACCATGATGAGCCTGTTTTTCTCCAAAGCCGGCAAGCATATCGTCTGCGGGGGGACGACCTCCCAGCTGGCGGCGGATTTTCTCGGCGTGCCGCTGGATACTTCTGCGGATTACCTGGATCCCGAAATCCCGCCGACCTCCAAAATCGCCGGGGTGGACTTGGCAACCGAAGGCGCCATCACCATAAACCGCGTGCTCAGCTATGCGCAGAACTATCTGGAGGATAACCAGAGCTATGCCCAGTGGAGCTATAAGCCAGACGGCGCTTCGCAGATCGCCCGCCTGCTTTTCGAGGAGGCGACGGATATCGATTTCTATGTGGGCCAGGCCATCAACCCGGCGCACCAGGATGAGGGCTCGCCCGTCAACTCGACCATCAAAATGCGGCTGATCTCCGAGCTGTCCGAGTGCCTCAAAAAAATGGGCAAGCGCATCAAAGTCAGCTATTTCTAA
- a CDS encoding sn-glycerol-1-phosphate dehydrogenase codes for MNLAELSIHQLLSLGQVSDCPCGKQHETQLKYLELGAGVLSKLPEVLQKAGYRRPFAICDANTYAAAGERALALLDGAGISYGYMQLRENKPEPDEAALGQLCMKFDASCDCILAIGGGVINDLGKMLAAATGKRSIMVATAPSMDGFASGSGSMVVGGVKVSLSCPCPIGVIADTEVMAAAPMRMLQAGLGDALAKYISICEWRIAHLVTGEYYCPEIAQMVRTSLKNTVAQADKLMERDQQAVQNVAEALILSGIAMGLAGVSRPASGIEHYFSHMWEMRAFEKGEQSDLHGIQVGVGTLLAARLYEWIADLTPSREQAEAHMRAFSQEQWEAEMPQYFGSAAPEIIAVEHRLKKNDPARHAERLGRILAHWPEILQIIREEVPPYQQIFDLMKKAGMPMMPADLGFTPAQTREAFLGTREIRDKYVASSLLWDLGLQKEFADRLAQSL; via the coding sequence ATGAATCTTGCAGAACTGAGCATTCATCAGCTGCTGAGCCTGGGCCAGGTTTCGGACTGCCCATGCGGCAAGCAGCACGAGACGCAGTTAAAATATCTGGAGCTTGGGGCAGGGGTTTTGAGTAAACTACCCGAGGTTTTGCAAAAGGCGGGCTATCGGCGCCCCTTTGCCATTTGCGACGCCAACACCTATGCCGCGGCAGGAGAGCGCGCGCTGGCGCTGCTGGACGGCGCCGGGATTTCCTACGGCTATATGCAGCTGCGGGAAAACAAGCCCGAGCCGGACGAGGCCGCGCTAGGGCAGCTCTGCATGAAGTTCGACGCATCCTGCGACTGCATTTTGGCCATCGGGGGCGGCGTCATCAACGACCTGGGCAAGATGCTAGCCGCGGCCACGGGCAAGCGCAGCATCATGGTCGCCACGGCGCCCAGCATGGACGGCTTTGCCTCGGGCTCGGGCTCGATGGTGGTGGGGGGCGTGAAAGTGAGCCTATCCTGCCCCTGCCCGATTGGCGTGATTGCGGATACGGAGGTTATGGCGGCCGCGCCCATGCGCATGCTGCAGGCCGGGCTGGGTGACGCGCTGGCCAAATACATCTCCATCTGCGAATGGCGCATTGCACACCTGGTTACCGGGGAATACTACTGCCCCGAGATTGCCCAGATGGTGCGCACTTCGCTCAAAAACACCGTGGCCCAGGCGGATAAGCTGATGGAGCGGGACCAGCAGGCCGTGCAGAACGTGGCCGAGGCGCTGATTTTATCCGGCATTGCCATGGGGCTGGCGGGGGTCTCCCGGCCGGCATCCGGCATCGAGCACTATTTCTCGCACATGTGGGAAATGCGGGCATTTGAGAAGGGCGAGCAGAGCGATTTGCACGGCATTCAGGTGGGCGTGGGCACGCTGCTGGCCGCGCGCCTTTACGAATGGATTGCAGATCTGACGCCCAGCCGGGAGCAAGCCGAGGCGCATATGCGCGCGTTTTCCCAGGAGCAATGGGAGGCGGAAATGCCGCAGTATTTTGGCTCTGCCGCGCCCGAGATTATCGCCGTCGAGCATCGCCTGAAAAAGAACGACCCTGCCCGGCACGCGGAGCGCCTGGGCCGCATTCTGGCGCACTGGCCGGAGATTTTGCAGATCATCCGGGAGGAAGTCCCTCCGTATCAGCAGATTTTTGACCTGATGAAAAAGGCCGGGATGCCCATGATGCCCGCAGACCTGGGCTTTACCCCCGCCCAGACCCGGGAGGCGTTTCTCGGCACCCGGGAGATCCGGGATAAGTATGTCGCCAGCAGCCTGCTCTGGGATTTGGGCCTGCAAAAGGAGTTTGCAGACCGGCTGGCGCAGAGTCTGTAG